One window of Verrucomicrobiota bacterium genomic DNA carries:
- a CDS encoding AAA family ATPase, with protein MRIVALEFVAFGCLSNVRLRFGDGEKENFHLIYGENEAGKSTALRGLTNLFYGIPARTADVFRHKGRDLRIRAELLSSSGARLTIVRRKGQQKTLLDGDDQPLPDSTLGEMLGGISEEAFTSVHRLDHEALVRGGEDLREGRGDLAESLFQAGAGVTGLHKVLRELEGQAEAIFKPRGRQPLINGAIERYQQARKQSREWSVRPSDWAKKQEAGAELEAELEQRQGELRRMRAEQKRLERLQFAWPPAARLREVRSELSALGTVVPLPESAARERAEAERTLRDASARVAEAGREARRLETEIAGVHAPEALIVQAAAITALNQRLGAFRQAVADLPTLRTRESRDRDEAGAILQDLKARLNGEAIAKLDLSAIERDRIESLANRYPALIQRMQDAAERAGTAGEELAQSRDLLNATPAALDPAHLRQVVTRAQKGGDLEAQLREARTRLQTLQQQAELQISRLGRWNGTGPDLARLPLPSIETVDRFELEFAEAGEALKAAEQQLKELQEMVRETDARIQAVQLRGEVPTERELELKRDRRDRTWQQVRRAWLGSAGDDSAEHRFQPGKSLVEAYEHAVAEADAAADRLRREAGRAAQLAQLLALREETEERLLDASRDVELLLYRKGVLTGQWETAWSPSAIQPAPPREMRAWLGRCAEVLRVLDVCGTEAGAVQRLEELADRHSAEIRDALATLGAPAAPGAGLAALIDCGRELLSHLEQARTRREALAAEVQRRTREFDKAEREKVQTAERIAGWQEQWNAAVAVLGPAEKLDAAQALAMVRRIDVYHQKAKDAEQRLAQIAALESMVVRFEKDVTDLVPAVAADLHGVPADQAAAGLQSRLMQAQRDAERRKALEEQLAQAQATIEQSQAEVRRATSDLDSLLQQAQCADRDELVAMEQRAARARQLTSEAEQLVHTLVPLSGGTPLEDFLAELAEVNPGRLAAEAEALTAGIAEQEAAIGKLQTAGGKFQTELEAMDGSERAAEAAGKAQQAAAQIESLSARYLRLRLACSILRQQIEIYREENQGPVIRRASELFPKLTRHSFASLKTGFDEKDRPVLLGVRPHDEEVMVAGMSEGTRDQLYLALRLASLERQLEESAEPIPFVADDIFISFDNDRARDAFRVLAELCPKTQVLFFTHHAHLIELAREAVPPDLLQVHRLGACSPEEMPRMKPGAG; from the coding sequence ATGAGAATTGTCGCCCTTGAGTTCGTCGCCTTCGGCTGCCTGAGCAATGTCCGCCTCCGCTTCGGCGATGGAGAAAAGGAAAACTTCCATCTCATCTACGGCGAGAATGAGGCCGGCAAAAGCACCGCATTGCGGGGCCTGACCAATCTGTTTTACGGGATTCCCGCGCGGACCGCAGACGTTTTCCGGCACAAGGGCCGCGACCTGCGAATCCGTGCGGAACTGCTGAGTTCGAGCGGGGCGCGCCTGACGATCGTCCGGCGTAAAGGGCAGCAGAAAACCCTCCTTGACGGAGATGACCAGCCTTTGCCGGACAGTACGCTTGGCGAGATGCTCGGGGGCATTTCGGAGGAAGCCTTTACCAGCGTGCATCGTCTGGATCACGAAGCCCTGGTGCGCGGGGGGGAGGATTTGCGGGAGGGCCGCGGCGATCTTGCGGAGAGCCTTTTCCAGGCGGGTGCCGGGGTCACCGGTTTGCACAAGGTGTTGAGAGAACTCGAAGGACAGGCTGAGGCGATCTTCAAGCCACGGGGACGCCAGCCATTAATCAACGGCGCGATCGAGAGATACCAGCAGGCACGCAAGCAGAGCCGTGAATGGTCGGTAAGACCATCCGATTGGGCAAAGAAACAGGAGGCTGGGGCTGAGTTGGAGGCGGAACTGGAGCAGCGTCAGGGTGAGCTCCGGCGGATGCGGGCCGAGCAAAAACGCCTGGAGCGTCTCCAGTTTGCCTGGCCCCCTGCGGCGCGGCTCCGAGAGGTGCGGTCAGAACTCAGCGCGCTTGGAACGGTGGTGCCGTTGCCGGAATCTGCGGCCCGGGAACGCGCCGAGGCCGAACGCACACTCCGGGATGCGTCTGCCCGCGTCGCGGAGGCCGGACGCGAAGCCCGCCGGCTGGAAACGGAAATCGCCGGGGTGCACGCGCCCGAAGCGTTGATTGTACAAGCGGCGGCCATTACGGCCCTGAACCAGCGCCTCGGCGCCTTCCGCCAGGCGGTTGCTGACCTGCCCACGCTTCGAACCAGAGAAAGCCGTGACCGCGATGAGGCCGGCGCAATTCTCCAGGACCTGAAAGCCAGGCTGAACGGTGAAGCGATCGCTAAACTTGATTTGTCTGCCATTGAACGCGACCGAATCGAGTCGCTCGCCAACCGGTATCCGGCCCTCATCCAACGCATGCAGGATGCCGCCGAAAGGGCAGGCACGGCAGGTGAAGAGCTGGCGCAGAGCCGGGACCTGCTCAACGCAACCCCTGCCGCTCTCGATCCGGCGCACCTCCGGCAGGTCGTAACCCGCGCGCAAAAGGGTGGCGATCTGGAAGCTCAACTCCGGGAGGCGCGTACCAGGTTGCAAACGCTCCAGCAACAGGCGGAGTTGCAAATCAGCCGTCTCGGGCGTTGGAACGGAACGGGACCGGACCTGGCCAGGTTGCCCTTGCCATCCATCGAAACCGTTGACCGGTTTGAGTTGGAATTCGCGGAAGCCGGTGAAGCACTGAAGGCGGCTGAGCAACAGCTTAAGGAGTTGCAGGAAATGGTCAGGGAAACGGACGCGCGAATTCAAGCCGTGCAGTTGCGCGGTGAGGTTCCGACGGAACGGGAGCTCGAACTGAAGCGGGATCGTCGTGACCGCACCTGGCAACAAGTGCGGCGTGCCTGGCTCGGAAGCGCCGGGGACGACTCTGCGGAACACCGGTTTCAGCCCGGAAAATCGCTGGTTGAAGCCTATGAGCACGCGGTCGCCGAGGCGGACGCGGCCGCCGATCGTTTGCGGCGCGAAGCCGGGCGGGCTGCGCAATTGGCCCAGCTGCTAGCCTTGCGTGAGGAAACTGAGGAACGGTTGCTCGACGCGAGCCGGGACGTGGAGTTGCTGCTCTATCGAAAGGGCGTTCTGACCGGCCAATGGGAAACGGCCTGGAGCCCGAGTGCAATCCAGCCGGCGCCCCCCCGCGAAATGCGTGCCTGGCTCGGGCGCTGTGCCGAGGTGCTCCGGGTGCTAGACGTGTGCGGCACCGAAGCCGGCGCGGTTCAGCGCCTGGAAGAACTCGCGGATCGGCATTCCGCCGAAATTCGTGACGCGCTGGCGACGCTTGGAGCACCGGCCGCGCCGGGCGCCGGATTGGCGGCCTTGATCGACTGCGGCCGCGAGCTCCTTTCCCATCTCGAGCAGGCGAGAACCCGGCGTGAGGCGCTGGCGGCGGAGGTCCAACGGCGCACGCGGGAATTCGACAAGGCGGAGCGTGAGAAAGTGCAAACCGCAGAACGGATCGCCGGATGGCAGGAGCAATGGAATGCGGCCGTTGCCGTGCTCGGGCCGGCCGAGAAGCTGGACGCGGCTCAGGCCCTGGCGATGGTGCGTCGGATCGACGTTTATCATCAGAAGGCAAAAGATGCTGAACAGCGCCTGGCCCAGATCGCGGCCCTGGAATCCATGGTCGTGCGGTTCGAAAAAGACGTTACGGACCTCGTGCCGGCGGTTGCCGCCGATCTGCACGGCGTACCGGCGGATCAGGCCGCGGCAGGACTCCAAAGCCGCCTGATGCAAGCGCAACGGGATGCCGAACGCCGCAAAGCCCTGGAAGAACAATTGGCCCAGGCGCAGGCCACGATCGAGCAAAGCCAAGCGGAAGTTCGCCGCGCAACTTCCGATCTCGATTCCCTGCTGCAACAAGCCCAATGCGCCGATCGCGATGAACTTGTGGCCATGGAGCAGAGGGCGGCGCGGGCGCGCCAGCTTACTTCTGAGGCGGAGCAGCTTGTGCACACGCTCGTGCCGTTGAGCGGCGGTACTCCCCTTGAAGACTTCCTCGCGGAGCTTGCGGAAGTGAATCCGGGCCGGCTCGCAGCCGAGGCGGAGGCCCTCACCGCCGGCATCGCGGAGCAGGAGGCAGCCATCGGAAAATTGCAAACGGCCGGCGGCAAATTCCAAACGGAGCTCGAAGCGATGGACGGAAGCGAGCGCGCCGCAGAAGCCGCCGGCAAGGCCCAACAGGCTGCGGCTCAAATTGAATCTCTAAGCGCTCGCTACCTGCGCCTTCGCCTCGCGTGCAGCATCCTGCGCCAGCAAATCGAAATTTACCGGGAAGAAAACCAGGGGCCGGTGATCCGGCGTGCGAGCGAGCTGTTTCCGAAACTGACCCGGCATTCGTTCGCGTCTCTCAAGACCGGCTTTGACGAGAAAGATCGCCCGGTGCTGCTGGGGGTGCGCCCTCATGACGAAGAGGTGATGGTGGCCGGAATGAGTGAAGGGACGCGGGACCAGCTCTACCTCGCCTTGCGCCTGGCCAGCCTGGAGCGGCAGTTGGAGGAGAGCGCCGAGCCGATCCCGTTTGTCGCCGACGATATTTTCATCAGCTTCGACAACGACCGGGCACGCGACGCCTTCCGCGTACTGGCTGAGCTGTGTCCGAAAACCCAGGTCCTCTTCTTCACTCACCACGCTCACCTGATCGAATTAGCCAGGGAGGCCGTCCCTCCCGATCTGTTGCAGGTTCACCGGCTCGGCGCGTGCAGCCCTGAGGAAATGCCACGAATGAAACCGGGTGCCGGGTGA
- a CDS encoding carbohydrate ABC transporter substrate-binding protein, giving the protein MKTLLRSSILGAALVALVQVCPEADAAGRKTLEVFSWWTSGSEASALDVLFRMYKEHNHGVEVINAAVTGGGGSAARPILQTRLAEGNPPDTWQTHPGYELLARYVALEACDPVTDLYESEGWNKVVPKALLDEVTKGGDMYAVLVGVHRGNVLWYNKKILEKNQIKIDGALTFDQFFAAAEKLKAAGVVPLAVGDSGIWATAEIFENTLLGVLGPQGWRDLFNGKLAFDDPKVKQAAQLYGRMLDYQNPDHSALTWDGAVRAVIEAKAAFTCMGDWVYGEMRKAGLKENQDFGWVDHPGTDGSFIVVADGFTLGKSAPDVVEATAWLRLIGSKQAQEAFDPLKGAIPSRTDVDKSKFGEYLQWSMSSFAKDDLVPSCVHGEAASAAFQQAMEDAISLFVADRDVNHLTAALVQAAKDYGLQR; this is encoded by the coding sequence ATGAAGACCTTACTCCGTTCGTCCATTCTGGGTGCGGCCCTGGTTGCGCTTGTCCAGGTGTGCCCGGAGGCTGATGCCGCCGGCCGTAAAACCCTCGAAGTATTTTCGTGGTGGACTTCCGGCAGCGAGGCGTCGGCGCTGGACGTGCTTTTCCGGATGTATAAAGAGCATAACCACGGGGTCGAGGTCATCAATGCCGCCGTGACCGGTGGCGGCGGTTCTGCCGCCCGCCCCATCCTGCAGACCCGGCTGGCCGAGGGTAACCCGCCCGATACATGGCAGACCCACCCGGGTTACGAACTCCTGGCGCGCTACGTCGCTCTGGAAGCCTGCGATCCCGTGACCGATCTCTACGAGAGCGAAGGTTGGAATAAGGTCGTGCCCAAAGCTCTGCTCGATGAGGTAACCAAAGGCGGCGACATGTACGCCGTGCTGGTCGGGGTGCACCGCGGGAACGTCCTCTGGTACAACAAAAAAATCCTCGAGAAAAACCAGATCAAAATCGATGGCGCGCTCACCTTTGACCAGTTCTTCGCGGCGGCCGAAAAGCTTAAAGCGGCCGGCGTTGTGCCGCTGGCAGTGGGCGATTCCGGAATTTGGGCTACCGCCGAAATCTTCGAAAACACACTTTTGGGGGTGCTGGGACCCCAAGGCTGGCGAGACCTGTTCAACGGTAAACTTGCCTTTGACGACCCGAAAGTGAAACAGGCGGCCCAGCTCTACGGCAGGATGCTGGATTACCAGAACCCGGACCACTCAGCCCTGACCTGGGATGGGGCAGTCCGGGCGGTCATTGAGGCCAAAGCCGCCTTCACCTGCATGGGTGATTGGGTCTACGGTGAAATGCGAAAGGCGGGCTTGAAGGAAAATCAGGATTTCGGCTGGGTTGATCATCCCGGCACGGACGGCAGTTTCATCGTCGTGGCGGACGGCTTTACCCTGGGCAAGAGCGCACCGGACGTAGTCGAGGCCACGGCGTGGCTGCGATTAATCGGGAGCAAACAGGCCCAGGAAGCGTTTGACCCGTTGAAGGGCGCCATCCCATCCCGCACCGACGTGGACAAAAGTAAGTTTGGCGAGTACCTGCAATGGTCGATGTCGTCCTTCGCCAAGGATGACCTCGTGCCGAGTTGCGTGCATGGAGAGGCTGCGTCGGCTGCCTTTCAACAAGCCATGGAGGATGCGATCAGCCTGTTTGTCGCCGACCGGGACGTGAATCATCTTACGGCTGCGCTCGTCCAGGCGGCCAAAGATTATGGCCTCCAGAGATAA